AATCCATGCTATATTCTCGAGATATTACATGGAGATTCATGCAAAAATTTCTTTGaatttctctctctttcttttttatatCTTCtgtcacttgactgagacttggttaaatctcaATTGAGTTGACTCCACACCCTTCTAAATATTTGCCGCTCCTAACCGTTCACGCAACCTCCGCGGATGCTCTAAACTAATCTAAAAATGTTCTAAACTGCTTAACGTCGCACTTATACAGTAGAAAAGAAAATCAGAATACCACAAACCATTCAGACTTCAATACGACGAAAACCACCAGGGGTAAGGTACTAAGGTAACACTGCTACTGCTGCTAGTATAAACTGGGGCAACCATTCCTCCCAATAATCAGCCATGCAATTGCATCTTTAGCTACAAAATTACACATGTGACTGCATGCTTCGACTTCCTAGCTACATGTAACGGCACGGTTCCAACTCCAAAAAAAAAAAGTATCCACGGTTTTGCGGAAGTTCCTACTGTTGCGGCGGTCCTCCCGCGTTTTCCTCCTCCACGCCCTCCGGCGCGCGCGCGGCCACCGCCGCCGACACCGCGGCGTCGTACCCGTCCGCCGATGCCGCGGCGAACTCGGCCATGGCGCCGGTGACGGCTCCCAAGCCGGCGCACAGCACGCGCCCCGCCATGCCCTCCATGCCCGCGGCAGCTCCCGAGCACACCGACCCGACGCCGGCCACGAAGAAGTCCAGCCCGTCCATCACCCGCGCCTCCGACGCCGCTTCGACGGCGAGCCCCCACTCCATGCACACTAGGAATGCCGGCGGCACCGTGCGCGGCGTGGCGGCGTCCGCGCCAATGCCCAGGCAGCGTCGTGCCCAGGCGGCCAGAGCGCGCGTGTACGCGCGCTGCGCCGACAGCCAGGCGTCCAGGGCTCCGCGCCAGGCTCGCACCTCGCACTCGAGCgcgacggcggcgggaggcggcgtcgTCGCCTCCGGAGGACCGAGAGCCACGGTGGTCGCCGCCGATGCGCGGTGTTGGAGAAAGAGAAGCTTGGCGTCGTCGATGGTCCGCTTCTGAGCCTCGTGGCGTTCAGCCATGGCTCGCCACATCCGCGACAGTCTGCACAATGCAACAACAGCTCTGTTATTATCGAAGGCTACGATCAGGCAAGATCCCTTAAATTCACGTGCATTCCTACATCAGCATGCCTACTATGATCAATAACCCAACAGCTATTCACCCTTTGTTTGCTGAAAATTTTAGCCATATCATATCATCAGTAAATTCCAAGTATAGGAACTGTGGCATTTTAAGTCGTGACTGCCTGGCTAGCCATCATCTACTCTTACTTGATTGGATTATGCCCATTGTTTGACCAATTAACATATTATTTATGAAATGTTGgcttataaaaatggagggagtactaaaactTCTCAATGGTGAGCAGAAGCATACCCTTGGATAAGCTCCATAAGTTGAGGGTGCAACTCCTCGTCTCTTAGAACTTCAATTCTTCTTGATATTGACTGAACAGTTTGTATTGACACCTTCATCCGAGTTTGTAAGCTTCTCAACGCTGAACGAGTCTTATCGACAGAAGAAGGCTCCTCCCCTTTCACATCCTGGTTCCGCAAATGTGCCATCCTCTTCTCATACTCAAGTCTTAACCGCTCACCCACCTACAAGTGACAAACGCAAGCATGACTTCCGCTAGTCGGTTCTACTGACCTGTTGGTATAGGTTCGTGACGGTGACAAAGACCATACCTTTACTTCTTTGTACAATTTCTTCTCCCATGTATACAGTCTATCCAGAGTGGAGTGATGACTTCCAGACATTGTGCTGCAAGATTCTTCAGAGTAACAGCTGCTTGTATCATTGTCAAAAAGATCATCTATTGAGCCAGAGGAAGCAAGAAGGAAGCGGGAAGATGATGATCGAATTGATGCAGATCGCAAAAGTGCGACTGGGTTTAGCATCTTTACTGCATTAAAAAAATCATGAGGAAGTTCAGCGACTGAAATCTGAAACATTTTAAATAATAACTTCAGTATTGGTTTATAAAAGTGGTACCAGAGAGATCATTTGAGGTTGAGTATTGAGCTCGACTTGCCTCCAGCATCCGTGAGACTTCCTGAGCAGCGCTACAGAtccccaaaaactgactgtcaataTCTTTCATAGCCTCGACCAAACTCGTTGGCCTTCGGTTCAGATAAACAGTGAAACCTGGGGTTTCTTCTGCATTTGCTACTTTGTTCCTCATTAGTTCTTTCTTATGTGCCTTGATCTCATGATCTACTGCATTTCGGGGCTCGGATGAGCCTGCGCATTGAACACCTTTGGATTGATGTCCCTTTTGTTCTTGCTTGACATTGACTTCAGATTTTCCTGGGCGAGCCTCGTTAGAAGCCATACATCTTTGGTCATCTGAATGCTCACATtcatcagattcttcttcttcatcatcatcctcatcagattcttcttcatcatcatcatcctccccctccccctccccctctttgTTGTGCATTTGTTCATGTTTTTGACAttcatcgtcttcctcttcgagttctgggattccttcctcctctcttacccgctgtaaccgTGCCAATTCATCGTCAGTGACCACATTGTCATAGCTACTCCGAGGGCGCGGGTACGGATAGCTGTCCAGCGACGAGAATGGATTCCAGAAGGAGTCCCACGGTGATGATTCTGGTTCCTGGGGTGATGAGGGTGGGTAGTTTGGCCTGTCATGAGATGCGTAAAAAGATGTCCTCCTTGGATCCTGGGGTGGAGCAGGTGGATAGCTTTGCCTGTCATAAGGTGGCGTGTAATAAGAGGAATTCCTCACTGGCTCCTGGGGTGATGGAGGTACGTAGTTTGGCTTCTCATAAGGTGGCATGTAATAAGAATTCCTCACTGGCTCCTGGGGTGATGGAGCATAAGGTGGCATGTAATAAGAA
This portion of the Triticum dicoccoides isolate Atlit2015 ecotype Zavitan chromosome 7A, WEW_v2.0, whole genome shotgun sequence genome encodes:
- the LOC119330050 gene encoding protein ROLLING AND ERECT LEAF 2-like; this translates as MGCAASRLEDEEAVKMCRDRRDFIKQALDQRNRFASSHIAYIESMKCVSMALQRFVAGDDRHELIFDPFISPVKQQKPEMLGLPYGSYEKRTVHVAKYLMSGPNPSVSVEEAPRPVETIRVESHYPVDGYGGTDRFFPANSSPMRPSSHYTPYDRPSYVAPSPQEPVRNAYYMPPYDRPSYVAPSPQEPVRNAHYMPPYERPNYVPSSPQDPVKNSSYYMPPYAPSPQEPVRNSYYMPPYEKPNYVPPSPQEPVRNSSYYTPPYDRQSYPPAPPQDPRRTSFYASHDRPNYPPSSPQEPESSPWDSFWNPFSSLDSYPYPRPRSSYDNVVTDDELARLQRVREEEGIPELEEEDDECQKHEQMHNKEGEGEGEDDDDEEESDEDDDEEEESDECEHSDDQRCMASNEARPGKSEVNVKQEQKGHQSKGVQCAGSSEPRNAVDHEIKAHKKELMRNKVANAEETPGFTVYLNRRPTSLVEAMKDIDSQFLGICSAAQEVSRMLEASRAQYSTSNDLSVKMLNPVALLRSASIRSSSSRFLLASSGSIDDLFDNDTSSCYSEESCSTMSGSHHSTLDRLYTWEKKLYKEVKVGERLRLEYEKRMAHLRNQDVKGEEPSSVDKTRSALRSLQTRMKVSIQTVQSISRRIEVLRDEELHPQLMELIQGLSRMWRAMAERHEAQKRTIDDAKLLFLQHRASAATTVALGPPEATTPPPAAVALECEVRAWRGALDAWLSAQRAYTRALAAWARRCLGIGADAATPRTVPPAFLVCMEWGLAVEAASEARVMDGLDFFVAGVGSVCSGAAAGMEGMAGRVLCAGLGAVTGAMAEFAAASADGYDAAVSAAVAARAPEGVEEENAGGPPQQ